One genomic region from Hyalangium ruber encodes:
- a CDS encoding EAL domain-containing protein has protein sequence MSLPLPRAAGPLPAWLWSGDEPRIVSVFQPIVDLRSGAAIGYEVLSRGLGPAQVPPQVLFGRARVEGVTWELERACWTAALRRISTLPATDRTVPFFFNVGPDVLSDPRFQDGSTLELLARHGIHPRELVLEITETSVIDDSEQLQRLSRELREHGFGVALDDFGAGHSGLVTLVHSEPQFIKLDQALVRGIHQHRYRQHLVKALVDFAASVSATLIAEGIETWEELNVLMTLGIRYVQGFLVARPALTPPRPSEEFDARRREALRTLLPISP, from the coding sequence ATGAGCCTTCCTCTGCCCCGCGCTGCAGGCCCCCTACCCGCCTGGCTCTGGAGTGGAGACGAGCCGCGAATCGTCTCCGTCTTCCAGCCGATCGTGGATCTGCGCAGTGGAGCAGCCATCGGATACGAGGTGCTCTCCCGGGGCCTGGGGCCGGCGCAGGTTCCTCCCCAGGTGCTCTTCGGTCGGGCGCGGGTGGAGGGCGTCACCTGGGAGCTGGAGCGAGCGTGCTGGACGGCGGCGCTCCGACGCATCTCCACGCTGCCGGCGACGGACCGAACCGTCCCCTTCTTCTTCAACGTGGGTCCAGACGTGTTGAGCGATCCACGCTTCCAGGATGGCTCCACGCTGGAGCTGCTGGCGCGCCACGGCATCCACCCGCGCGAGCTCGTGCTGGAGATCACCGAGACGAGCGTCATCGACGACTCGGAGCAACTGCAGCGGCTCTCACGGGAGCTGCGGGAGCACGGCTTCGGCGTCGCGCTGGATGACTTCGGCGCGGGGCACTCGGGGCTGGTGACGCTGGTCCACAGCGAGCCGCAGTTCATCAAGCTGGACCAGGCGCTGGTGCGGGGCATCCACCAGCATCGCTACCGCCAGCACCTGGTGAAGGCGCTGGTCGATTTCGCCGCGAGTGTGAGCGCCACGTTGATCGCCGAGGGCATCGAGACGTGGGAAGAGCTGAACGTGCTCATGACCCTGGGCATCCGCTACGTGCAGGGCTTCCTGGTGGCACGGCCTGCCCTGACGCCGCCGCGTCCCTCGGAAGAGTTCGACGCGCGCCGCCGCGAGGCCCTGCGCACCCTGCTCCCCATCTCGCCCTGA